From one Flavobacterium sp. N502536 genomic stretch:
- the purL gene encoding phosphoribosylformylglycinamidine synthase, with the protein MIHFFENQSKTVFAVQTQNEISAQDISKLNWLFADSNKIEKSALTDFFVGPRATMITPWSTNAVEITQNMGITGIIRIEEFHPATADFSDFDPMLFQKFSQLDQEIFTINVQPEPILEIDDIATYNKVEGLALSQEEVDYLDNLAVKLGRKLTDSEIFAFSQANSEHCRHKIFNGTFVIDGEEKETSLFKLIKKTSQENPNDIVSAYKDNVAFVKGPKVQQFAPKTADKPDFYEIKEFDSVISLKAETHNFPTTVEPFNGAATGSGGEIRDRLAGGQGSLPLAGTAVYMTSYSRLNGERKWENAVEERKWLYQTPMDILIKASNGASDFGNKFGQPLITGSVLTFEHSENDRKIGYDKVIMQAGGIGYGKLDQSIKQKPQEGDKIVILGGENYRIGMGGAAVSSADTGAFGSGIELNAIQRSNPEMQKRAANAIRGLVESDHNPIVSIHDHGAGGHLNCLSELVEETGGLIDLDKLPVGDPTLSAKEIIGNESQERMGLVIGQKDIDTLQRIADRERSPMYQVGDVTGDHRFTFESKSNGSKPMDYALEDFFGSSPKTVMTDKTIDRKYADVAYDAANFESYLQDVLRLEAVASKDWLTNKVDRCVGGKVAKQQNAGPLQLPLNNVGVMALDYLGKEGIATSIGHAPIAALIDPVAGSRNAIAESLSNIVWAPIKNGLKGISLSANWMWACKNEGEDARLYAAVEGCSEFAIELGINIPTGKDSLSMKQKYPNDEVIAPGTVIISAGGNCTDIRKVVEPVLQKNGDSIYYINLSQDDFKLGGSSFAQIRNTIGKETSTIKDAAFFKNAFNTIQELIGDNQILAGHDIGSGGLITTLLELCFADVNLGAKIDFSAFAEKDLLKILFAENIGIVFQAKSDAAVEAKLKANHIEFFKIGSVQSTPSLEFGNYNLDIAKYRDIWFETSYLLDQKQSKNGRAQARFENYKNQVLNYTFPAHFTGKKPVISSEAVRPKAAIIREKGSNSEREMANAMYLAGFDVKDVHMTDLISGRETLEDIQFIGAVGGFSNSDVLGSAKGWAGAFLYNEKAKTALDNFFKREDTLSVGICNGCQLFMELEVINPEHEVHGKMLHNESQKHESIFTSVKVQENNSVMLSTLAGSTLGVWVSHGEGKFKLPLAEENYNIVSKYAYEGYPANPNGSDYNTAMLCDKTGRHLVMMPHIERSTFQWNWAHYPKDRNDEVSPWHEAFVNARKWIEKN; encoded by the coding sequence ATGATCCATTTCTTTGAAAACCAAAGCAAAACTGTTTTTGCAGTACAAACGCAAAACGAAATTTCGGCTCAAGACATTTCAAAACTAAACTGGCTTTTTGCCGACTCCAATAAGATCGAAAAATCCGCACTGACGGATTTTTTTGTTGGCCCTCGTGCCACTATGATCACTCCATGGAGTACAAATGCTGTAGAAATCACTCAGAACATGGGTATTACAGGCATTATCAGAATTGAAGAATTTCATCCGGCAACAGCTGATTTTTCAGATTTTGACCCAATGCTCTTTCAAAAATTCAGCCAATTAGATCAGGAAATTTTTACGATCAATGTGCAACCGGAACCTATTCTGGAAATTGATGATATTGCCACTTACAATAAAGTAGAAGGTTTGGCTTTAAGTCAGGAAGAAGTAGATTATTTAGACAATCTTGCTGTAAAACTGGGACGAAAACTAACCGATTCTGAAATTTTTGCTTTCTCGCAAGCGAATTCAGAGCACTGCCGCCACAAAATTTTCAATGGAACTTTTGTAATTGACGGAGAAGAAAAAGAAACTTCTTTATTCAAATTAATCAAAAAAACATCACAGGAAAACCCTAACGATATTGTTTCTGCTTACAAAGACAACGTTGCTTTTGTAAAAGGACCAAAAGTGCAGCAGTTTGCACCTAAAACAGCTGACAAACCTGATTTTTACGAAATAAAAGAATTCGATTCTGTTATTTCATTAAAAGCAGAAACACACAATTTCCCAACCACTGTAGAGCCTTTCAATGGAGCAGCAACAGGATCAGGAGGAGAAATTCGCGACCGTCTGGCTGGCGGACAAGGTTCTTTGCCATTAGCAGGAACCGCTGTTTACATGACTTCCTACTCTCGTTTAAACGGCGAAAGAAAATGGGAAAATGCTGTTGAAGAAAGAAAATGGCTGTACCAGACTCCAATGGATATTTTAATCAAAGCTTCAAACGGAGCTTCTGATTTTGGAAATAAATTTGGACAACCACTTATTACAGGTTCTGTTTTAACTTTCGAACATTCAGAAAACGACCGCAAAATTGGTTACGACAAAGTAATCATGCAGGCAGGTGGAATCGGTTACGGAAAATTAGATCAATCGATCAAACAAAAACCACAGGAAGGTGATAAAATCGTAATTCTTGGTGGAGAAAACTATAGAATCGGAATGGGTGGAGCTGCGGTTTCTTCTGCAGACACCGGAGCTTTTGGTTCAGGTATTGAATTAAATGCCATCCAGCGTTCGAATCCAGAAATGCAAAAACGTGCTGCCAATGCCATTCGTGGTTTGGTAGAAAGCGATCACAACCCAATTGTTTCTATTCACGATCACGGAGCAGGAGGACACTTAAACTGTCTTTCAGAATTGGTAGAAGAAACCGGAGGATTAATCGACTTGGATAAATTACCTGTTGGAGACCCGACGCTTTCGGCTAAAGAAATTATCGGTAACGAATCTCAGGAAAGAATGGGATTGGTTATTGGTCAAAAAGACATCGATACTCTACAAAGAATTGCCGACAGAGAGCGTTCGCCAATGTATCAGGTTGGAGATGTAACGGGTGATCACCGTTTTACATTCGAATCAAAATCAAACGGTTCAAAACCGATGGATTACGCTTTGGAAGATTTCTTCGGAAGCTCTCCAAAAACGGTAATGACAGACAAAACAATCGACAGAAAATATGCTGATGTAGCTTACGACGCAGCAAATTTCGAAAGTTATCTACAAGACGTTTTACGTTTAGAGGCTGTAGCATCAAAAGACTGGTTAACCAATAAAGTAGACCGTTGTGTGGGTGGAAAAGTTGCAAAACAGCAAAACGCAGGACCACTACAATTGCCTTTGAATAATGTTGGGGTTATGGCTCTGGATTATTTAGGTAAAGAAGGAATTGCAACTTCTATTGGCCACGCACCTATTGCGGCTTTGATTGATCCGGTTGCGGGAAGCAGAAATGCGATCGCAGAATCGTTGTCAAACATTGTTTGGGCGCCAATTAAAAACGGATTAAAAGGAATTTCATTATCTGCCAACTGGATGTGGGCCTGTAAAAACGAAGGTGAAGACGCTCGTTTGTACGCAGCTGTAGAAGGTTGTTCAGAATTTGCAATCGAATTGGGAATCAACATTCCAACCGGAAAAGATTCACTTTCGATGAAACAAAAATATCCAAATGACGAAGTAATCGCACCGGGAACGGTAATTATTTCGGCTGGTGGAAACTGTACCGATATTAGAAAAGTAGTAGAGCCAGTTTTACAGAAAAACGGAGATTCTATTTATTATATCAATTTGTCTCAGGACGATTTCAAACTAGGAGGTTCTTCTTTTGCACAAATCAGAAACACTATTGGAAAAGAAACTTCGACTATTAAAGACGCTGCTTTCTTCAAAAATGCATTTAATACGATTCAGGAATTAATTGGTGACAACCAAATCTTAGCCGGACACGATATCGGAAGCGGTGGTTTAATCACTACTTTATTAGAATTGTGTTTTGCCGACGTAAACCTTGGAGCTAAAATTGATTTCAGCGCTTTCGCGGAAAAAGACTTATTAAAAATCCTTTTCGCTGAAAACATAGGAATCGTTTTCCAGGCGAAATCGGATGCAGCGGTTGAAGCTAAATTAAAAGCCAACCATATCGAATTCTTCAAAATTGGTTCAGTTCAAAGCACCCCAAGTTTGGAATTTGGAAATTATAATTTGGATATTGCGAAGTACAGAGACATCTGGTTTGAAACTTCTTATTTATTAGATCAGAAACAATCTAAAAACGGAAGAGCGCAGGCACGTTTCGAAAACTATAAAAATCAGGTTTTAAATTATACTTTCCCAGCTCACTTTACGGGTAAAAAGCCTGTGATTTCAAGTGAAGCCGTGAGACCAAAAGCTGCTATCATTCGTGAAAAAGGAAGTAATTCTGAGCGCGAAATGGCAAATGCAATGTACCTGGCTGGTTTTGATGTAAAAGACGTTCACATGACCGATTTGATTTCGGGTCGTGAAACACTTGAAGATATCCAGTTTATTGGTGCTGTTGGAGGTTTCTCTAACTCTGATGTTTTAGGTTCTGCCAAAGGTTGGGCCGGAGCTTTCTTATACAACGAAAAAGCCAAAACGGCATTGGATAATTTCTTCAAAAGAGAAGATACGTTATCGGTTGGAATTTGTAACGGTTGTCAATTGTTTATGGAATTGGAAGTAATCAATCCGGAGCATGAAGTTCACGGAAAAATGCTTCACAACGAAAGCCAGAAACACGAAAGTATCTTTACCTCAGTAAAAGTACAGGAGAACAATTCGGTAATGTTATCGACATTGGCCGGAAGTACTTTAGGAGTATGGGTTTCTCACGGAGAAGGTAAATTCAAATTGCCTTTAGCGGAGGAAAACTACAACATCGTTTCAAAATATGCTTACGAAGGTTATCCTGCTAACCCTAACGGATCTGATTACAACACGGCCATGCTGTGCGACAAAACCGGAAGACATTTAGTTATGATGCCACATATCGAGCGTTCAACCTTCCAATGGAACTGGGCGCACTATCCAAAAGACAGAAATGACGAGGTTTCTCCTTGGCACGAAGCTTTTGTCAACGCCAGAAAATGGATTGAGAAAAACTAA
- a CDS encoding TonB-dependent receptor domain-containing protein, with product MKKWTPKLSLLLLLLLISQVTFAQNSSVKGTVSDGKLAIEFVDVVLKNTADSTKVAGYAVTDALGNFSLDNLASGEYQLQFRLIGFKTLTQKVKFAGTPLSVGTITLHTDANLLNAVVVNSQKKQIQKTDEGFIFNAVSNLTQAGGTATDMLKNIPSVAVDADGGITLRGKSPMILINGKNSAITNMDQIAASSIESIEIISNPTAKYDANAESGIINIKLKKNNQSGMNGAVVLGSGFGAKGRLNSSVLLNHKTDKWNFGLGYDNRFAGRTKKIKGERINYLIDDEHYINQNRSDQRTEGLQNLKFNIDFSPNENNSFSFEALGNMESQDNGETLYTQVNNSANQFFSNNKRHSLELERSKVGELAFSYDRKFTDDRKSLNASITSSFNKHRENTDIDTYQFDQYYNLIGAAAWQRTHNYEHENISNAVVNYALPVSEKSILETGYKGTFRFFDSDFQSADQTNGEYIVNPLASNGFKFNEQINAVYGMLNSYIGAKEAPKWKYNLGLRAEQVSNNGKTQNNSDNFSNHYIKLFPSASLQLNLASDEFLKIGYSKRINRPDLDNLNPFIDITDALNPHGGNPYLKPEIIHIIESGYTKEWSKYSFSTNAFYRNATNSIRQYAELQDNGVVLQQPRNIGSTITYGLETIFSLKPIGFYDANISITAFQQNINASNLAQNVVNNAFSWYGKIINNFVPWKGGKLQIIGNYNSALATAQGKRIPIYNVDMGFQQKLGKGNARLGLVVTDMFNTLESGFKNNTALFSNHRTSKSDTRALMITFAYTFKSDFKEKLLENQFSTE from the coding sequence ATGAAAAAATGGACGCCAAAATTATCGCTTTTACTACTCTTATTACTTATAAGCCAAGTTACATTTGCACAAAATTCTTCTGTAAAAGGAACTGTTTCTGACGGAAAACTGGCCATCGAATTTGTCGATGTCGTTTTAAAAAACACCGCCGATTCTACAAAAGTAGCCGGATATGCTGTTACAGACGCTTTGGGAAATTTTTCTTTAGACAATCTTGCTTCCGGCGAATATCAGCTGCAATTCAGATTAATCGGATTCAAAACCCTTACTCAAAAAGTAAAATTTGCGGGCACTCCACTTTCAGTTGGAACCATAACATTGCACACCGATGCCAATTTACTAAATGCTGTGGTTGTAAACTCTCAAAAGAAGCAAATTCAAAAGACTGACGAAGGTTTTATTTTTAATGCAGTTTCCAATCTGACACAGGCAGGCGGAACAGCTACAGATATGCTAAAAAACATTCCATCCGTTGCCGTTGATGCAGACGGGGGAATTACTTTGAGAGGAAAATCTCCAATGATTTTAATCAACGGAAAAAACTCTGCCATTACCAATATGGACCAGATTGCCGCGAGCAGTATTGAAAGTATAGAGATCATCAGCAATCCTACGGCTAAATACGATGCCAATGCAGAGAGTGGTATTATCAACATCAAACTCAAAAAAAACAACCAAAGCGGCATGAATGGCGCAGTGGTTTTAGGGAGCGGATTTGGTGCCAAAGGCAGATTAAACAGCTCTGTACTCTTAAATCATAAAACGGACAAATGGAATTTTGGACTGGGATACGACAATCGTTTTGCGGGAAGAACTAAAAAAATAAAAGGAGAAAGAATCAATTACCTGATCGATGACGAGCATTACATCAATCAAAATCGAAGCGATCAACGTACAGAAGGTTTGCAAAATTTGAAATTCAACATTGACTTTTCGCCTAACGAAAACAATAGTTTCTCTTTTGAGGCTTTGGGAAACATGGAAAGTCAGGACAATGGCGAAACGCTGTACACGCAGGTAAACAACAGTGCCAATCAGTTTTTCTCTAACAACAAAAGACATTCTCTGGAACTTGAACGTTCTAAGGTAGGTGAACTTGCTTTTAGCTACGATCGCAAATTTACCGATGACCGAAAGAGTCTGAATGCCAGCATTACTTCTTCTTTTAATAAACACAGAGAAAATACAGACATCGACACCTATCAATTCGACCAATACTACAACCTGATTGGTGCTGCTGCATGGCAAAGAACACACAATTACGAGCACGAAAACATCTCAAATGCCGTGGTAAATTATGCCCTTCCGGTTTCTGAAAAATCAATTTTAGAGACAGGTTACAAAGGAACCTTCCGATTTTTCGACTCCGATTTTCAAAGCGCCGATCAGACGAATGGAGAATACATTGTAAATCCGCTGGCCAGTAACGGCTTTAAATTCAACGAGCAGATCAATGCAGTTTATGGAATGTTAAACTCTTACATTGGTGCTAAAGAAGCTCCAAAATGGAAATACAATTTAGGACTGCGCGCCGAACAGGTTTCAAACAACGGAAAGACACAAAACAACAGTGACAACTTTTCGAATCATTATATAAAACTTTTTCCTTCTGCCTCATTACAGCTTAATTTAGCTTCGGATGAATTTCTAAAAATAGGATACAGCAAACGCATCAACCGTCCGGATTTAGACAATTTAAATCCTTTTATTGACATTACGGACGCTTTAAATCCACATGGAGGAAATCCGTATTTAAAACCCGAAATCATTCACATCATCGAAAGCGGTTATACCAAAGAATGGTCTAAATACTCCTTTTCGACCAATGCTTTTTATCGAAACGCAACCAATAGCATCAGGCAATATGCAGAATTGCAGGACAATGGAGTTGTTTTACAGCAGCCCAGAAATATCGGAAGTACTATTACTTATGGTCTTGAAACTATTTTCAGCTTAAAACCAATTGGTTTTTATGATGCCAACATCAGCATTACCGCTTTCCAGCAAAATATAAATGCTTCTAATCTGGCTCAGAATGTAGTAAACAATGCTTTTAGCTGGTACGGAAAGATCATCAATAATTTTGTTCCCTGGAAAGGCGGGAAACTGCAAATTATCGGAAATTACAATTCAGCTCTCGCTACTGCACAGGGAAAAAGGATTCCGATTTATAATGTTGACATGGGATTTCAGCAAAAACTTGGTAAGGGTAATGCCCGTTTAGGCTTAGTGGTTACTGATATGTTTAACACACTTGAAAGCGGTTTTAAAAACAACACGGCCCTGTTCAGTAACCATCGTACTTCAAAATCAGATACCCGTGCGCTAATGATTACTTTTGCTTACACTTTTAAATCGGACTTTAAGGAAAAATTATTGGAAAACCAGTTTTCGACAGAGTAA
- a CDS encoding AMP-dependent synthetase/ligase, producing the protein MVSITRLFDFPYYQQETYNLQVALATKKNGVWEKTSSQEYIAKANAISRALLRMGVQKDDKIALITSNNRTEWNIMDIGILQTGAQNVPIYPTIAEEDYEYILNHSGSIYCFVSDTEVLDKVNAIKANVPTLKEVYSFNEIEGCKHWSELLELGKDDSNQSEVEARKDSILPENLATIIYTSGTTGRPKGVMLSHKNIVSNVLDSAPRIPFDPGKSSALSFLPICHIFERMILYIYQYYGISVYFGESIDKISDNLKEVRPNVMTAVPRLLEKVYDKIYAKGAELTGIKKKLFFWAIDLGLRYQPYGANGAWYEFQLKIARKLIFSKWKEGLGGRLDLMVSGSAALQPRLARVFAAAEIPVMEGYGLSETSPVIAVNDQRNRGFKIGTVGKPIQNVEVKIAEDGEILCKGPNVMLGYFKDPEKTAEALQDGYFHTGDIGEIDSEGFLKITDRKKEMFKTSGGKYIAPQLIENAMKQSRFIEQIMVIGEGEKMPAAFIQPNFEFVKEWAKIHKITLGSTDKEISTNAQVIKRIDEEVEGINEKFGHWEKIKRFELTPDVWSIDGGQLTPTLKLKRKIIKEIYKDLYAKIYGQN; encoded by the coding sequence ATGGTTTCAATCACACGCCTTTTTGATTTTCCCTATTATCAACAAGAAACTTATAACCTTCAGGTTGCCTTAGCAACTAAAAAAAACGGAGTCTGGGAAAAAACATCTAGCCAGGAATATATTGCAAAAGCAAATGCCATTTCAAGAGCATTATTGCGCATGGGTGTTCAAAAAGATGATAAAATTGCATTAATCACTTCTAACAACCGTACGGAGTGGAATATTATGGATATTGGTATCCTGCAAACCGGTGCACAAAACGTACCGATTTACCCAACCATAGCCGAAGAAGATTACGAATATATATTAAACCATAGCGGAAGTATTTACTGCTTTGTATCGGATACGGAAGTACTTGATAAAGTAAACGCGATCAAAGCAAACGTTCCCACTTTAAAAGAAGTCTATTCTTTTAATGAAATTGAAGGCTGTAAACACTGGTCTGAATTATTAGAGCTTGGAAAAGACGATAGCAATCAGAGCGAAGTTGAAGCCAGAAAAGACAGCATTCTACCAGAAAATTTAGCGACTATCATTTATACTTCCGGAACAACAGGAAGACCTAAAGGGGTTATGCTTTCTCACAAAAACATTGTTTCTAATGTTTTAGACAGTGCACCAAGAATTCCGTTTGACCCGGGAAAAAGTTCTGCATTGAGCTTCCTTCCTATTTGTCATATTTTTGAGAGAATGATCCTGTACATCTATCAGTATTATGGTATCTCGGTTTATTTTGGTGAATCGATTGATAAAATCAGTGACAACCTGAAAGAAGTTCGTCCAAATGTAATGACAGCTGTACCAAGACTTCTGGAAAAAGTTTACGATAAAATTTATGCAAAAGGAGCTGAATTAACCGGCATCAAGAAAAAACTATTTTTCTGGGCTATTGATTTAGGACTAAGATACCAACCCTACGGAGCCAATGGCGCCTGGTATGAATTTCAGTTAAAAATTGCCCGCAAACTTATTTTCAGTAAATGGAAAGAAGGTTTGGGAGGAAGATTAGACTTAATGGTTTCAGGAAGTGCTGCATTGCAACCACGTTTAGCGCGAGTTTTTGCCGCGGCAGAAATTCCGGTAATGGAAGGTTACGGTTTATCTGAAACATCACCGGTAATTGCCGTAAACGATCAGAGAAACAGAGGCTTTAAAATTGGAACAGTTGGAAAACCAATTCAAAACGTAGAAGTTAAAATTGCCGAAGACGGTGAGATCCTTTGCAAAGGACCAAACGTGATGCTAGGCTACTTTAAAGATCCTGAAAAAACAGCCGAAGCTTTACAAGACGGTTATTTTCATACAGGAGATATTGGCGAAATTGACAGTGAAGGTTTCCTTAAAATCACAGACCGTAAGAAAGAAATGTTTAAGACTTCAGGCGGAAAATACATTGCTCCTCAATTAATTGAAAATGCCATGAAACAATCTCGTTTTATCGAGCAGATCATGGTAATTGGGGAAGGCGAAAAAATGCCGGCTGCCTTTATTCAGCCTAACTTTGAATTTGTAAAAGAATGGGCAAAAATTCACAAAATAACTTTAGGAAGTACCGATAAAGAAATCAGTACCAATGCACAGGTTATCAAACGTATTGACGAAGAAGTAGAAGGAATCAATGAAAAATTCGGACACTGGGAAAAAATCAAACGTTTTGAGTTAACGCCGGATGTTTGGTCTATCGATGGCGGACAACTTACTCCTACCCTAAAATTAAAACGTAAAATCATCAAAGAAATATACAAAGATCTTTACGCTAAAATATACGGTCAGAATTAA
- a CDS encoding DUF5565 family protein, whose amino-acid sequence MKKIGTLFAKDPTDLAKVINKISDENKWVIAGKAVATRKFDGTAAAIINGALFKRFDAKKGRVIPAGAIACQEADTITGHHPHWLKCDRSKAEDRFFFEGFDNLKIKTDGTFELCGPKVQGNPENLAKHTLIRHGSEVLEFSSFEFDNLKKFLSENDIEGIVFHHESDGRMCKLRKSDFGMKRLEVVEETILYNLNISDK is encoded by the coding sequence ATGAAAAAGATAGGCACATTATTTGCAAAAGACCCTACGGATTTGGCAAAAGTGATTAATAAAATTAGTGACGAAAACAAATGGGTGATTGCCGGAAAGGCTGTCGCTACAAGAAAATTTGATGGTACAGCCGCCGCGATTATTAACGGAGCGCTATTCAAAAGATTTGATGCCAAAAAAGGACGTGTAATTCCCGCAGGTGCAATTGCATGCCAGGAAGCAGATACCATTACAGGACATCACCCGCATTGGCTAAAATGCGATCGTTCGAAAGCTGAAGACCGATTTTTCTTTGAAGGTTTTGATAATTTAAAAATCAAAACAGATGGAACATTCGAATTATGCGGGCCTAAGGTGCAGGGGAACCCTGAGAACTTAGCCAAGCATACACTAATCAGACATGGTAGTGAGGTTTTGGAGTTTTCAAGTTTTGAGTTCGATAATTTGAAGAAATTCTTGTCAGAGAATGATATCGAAGGCATTGTTTTTCACCATGAATCGGATGGCAGAATGTGTAAACTGAGAAAATCTGATTTTGGAATGAAACGTTTAGAAGTAGTCGAAGAAACAATATTGTATAATTTGAATATTTCTGACAAATGA